One segment of Anaeromusa acidaminophila DSM 3853 DNA contains the following:
- a CDS encoding amino acid ABC transporter permease, producing the protein MRPFEPLYILEVVPDLLPFLWVTLAVVAASVLLGTAFGFVLAAAKLSRYKALRLFGDAYTGVVRCTPAVILLFIVFYGLPKFFLDVFDYDINEIHKMVFVIIAFTLLFAATMSEVIRSAYLAVDKGQYEAAVSVGMTPLQALYRIMLPQGAIIALPNFGNSLITLLKEGALAYTIGLVDLLGSGNLIIARNYGSYALEIYIALSVIYWGMAVLFEKAFAVLEQRLSRFKRPRTV; encoded by the coding sequence ATGAGACCCTTTGAACCGCTTTATATTTTAGAAGTTGTACCGGATCTGCTGCCCTTTTTGTGGGTGACCTTGGCGGTGGTGGCAGCTTCGGTCCTTTTGGGAACGGCTTTCGGATTTGTGTTGGCGGCGGCTAAGTTGAGTCGTTATAAAGCGCTGCGTCTTTTTGGAGACGCCTATACCGGCGTAGTTCGCTGCACACCGGCGGTTATTTTGCTGTTCATTGTCTTTTACGGCTTACCTAAATTTTTCCTGGATGTATTTGACTATGACATCAATGAAATTCATAAAATGGTTTTTGTCATTATCGCCTTTACGTTGCTCTTTGCCGCTACTATGTCAGAAGTCATACGCTCTGCGTATCTGGCTGTCGATAAAGGACAGTATGAGGCGGCGGTCAGCGTAGGCATGACGCCGCTGCAGGCGTTGTACCGCATTATGCTGCCCCAGGGCGCTATCATTGCGCTGCCGAACTTCGGGAATTCCTTGATTACGCTTTTGAAGGAAGGCGCACTGGCCTATACGATTGGTTTAGTAGATCTTCTTGGTTCTGGGAATTTGATTATTGCCCGCAACTATGGCTCGTACGCGTTGGAGATTTATATCGCCCTGTCCGTGATTTATTGGGGGATGGCGGTCTTGTTTGAAAAAGCTTTTGCGGTTTTAGAACAGCGCTTATCGCGTTTTAAACGACCGAGGACGGTGTAA
- a CDS encoding transporter substrate-binding domain-containing protein, with amino-acid sequence MKKNILKAVGLLFIVVFAVAALGCGGKPTAKEEAAKGEKKVVRVAFTNYYVPYDFVNKAGEPDGIEVQIMKEVAKSLPQYQFKFEPTSDDDLLIGVESGKYDVGIKGVWQTEARKTKFIFPKKPIAASVIGLTFRKSDADKIKDMESFSQIGGKLVPIAPQNAQYAIVEEFNKKNAATPIKLLPSESFQVADAYTWVLEGRYDAFFDIELAYKNNVVDEKGAYHKFNDQLAYVRYKAIPTYPIFNKKDQELADAYDKAVEELTKSGKIKELEEKYFGEDLLRLVEK; translated from the coding sequence ATGAAAAAGAACATTTTAAAAGCGGTAGGACTTCTCTTTATTGTCGTATTTGCCGTGGCTGCGCTTGGCTGCGGCGGCAAGCCAACTGCTAAAGAGGAGGCTGCCAAGGGGGAAAAGAAAGTTGTGCGCGTAGCCTTTACCAACTACTATGTGCCTTATGATTTTGTAAATAAAGCAGGCGAACCGGACGGCATTGAAGTTCAAATTATGAAAGAAGTGGCCAAGTCGCTGCCGCAGTATCAATTCAAATTTGAGCCGACTTCGGACGATGATCTGCTGATTGGCGTAGAGTCTGGGAAATATGACGTAGGTATCAAGGGTGTATGGCAGACGGAAGCGCGCAAAACCAAGTTTATCTTCCCGAAAAAACCCATTGCCGCCAGCGTGATTGGCTTGACCTTCCGCAAGAGCGACGCCGATAAAATCAAGGATATGGAAAGCTTTTCCCAAATCGGCGGCAAACTGGTACCCATTGCGCCGCAAAACGCCCAGTATGCGATCGTAGAGGAATTTAACAAAAAGAATGCGGCAACGCCAATAAAGCTGCTGCCTTCGGAGAGCTTCCAAGTGGCTGACGCCTATACGTGGGTGTTGGAAGGACGCTATGACGCTTTCTTTGATATTGAACTGGCGTATAAAAATAATGTAGTGGATGAAAAAGGCGCTTACCATAAGTTCAATGATCAATTGGCCTATGTTCGTTACAAAGCCATTCCTACGTATCCGATCTTTAACAAAAAAGATCAGGAATTGGCTGACGCCTATGATAAGGCGGTAGAAGAATTGACGAAATCCGGGAAAATCAAAGAGTTGGAAGAAAAATATTTTGGAGAAGATTTGCTGCGGCTGGTTGAAAAATAA
- a CDS encoding amino acid ABC transporter ATP-binding protein has translation MLQLTNVHKEFNGKPVLKGIDITVGKGDVVVLLGPSGSGKTTLLRCINFLEQADQGELAIGELTLSLNRVSSSEKRKVRQKTAFVFQNYNLFNNKTALENVTEGLIIGRGMPKAEAVSIGKKMLDKVGLSERQDYYPSQLSGGQQQRVGIARALAVQPDVILFDEPTASLDPELVGDVLDVMKSMAREGITMIVATHEMQFAREVAKHVIFMDGGKIVEEGPPEQIFFQPKAERTRNFLSRILKANAVSA, from the coding sequence ATGTTGCAGCTTACGAATGTTCACAAAGAATTCAACGGCAAACCGGTGCTCAAGGGAATTGACATTACCGTAGGCAAAGGCGATGTGGTAGTGTTGTTGGGGCCTAGCGGCTCGGGGAAAACTACGCTGCTCCGCTGCATCAATTTTTTAGAACAGGCGGATCAAGGCGAACTGGCTATAGGCGAATTGACCTTGTCATTGAATCGGGTTTCTTCGTCAGAAAAACGCAAGGTTCGTCAAAAAACAGCCTTTGTCTTCCAAAACTATAATCTTTTTAACAACAAAACGGCTTTGGAGAATGTGACGGAGGGGCTGATTATCGGCCGCGGCATGCCGAAGGCCGAAGCGGTATCCATCGGCAAGAAGATGCTGGACAAGGTGGGCTTATCGGAGCGGCAGGACTACTATCCCAGTCAGCTTTCCGGAGGGCAGCAGCAGCGCGTAGGCATTGCCCGGGCGTTGGCGGTGCAGCCGGACGTGATTTTGTTTGATGAGCCGACAGCCTCTCTGGACCCGGAGCTGGTGGGCGATGTGCTGGATGTGATGAAAAGCATGGCTCGCGAGGGCATTACCATGATTGTAGCCACTCATGAAATGCAGTTTGCCCGGGAAGTGGCCAAGCATGTGATCTTTATGGATGGCGGTAAGATTGTAGAAGAAGGTCCGCCGGAGCAGATTTTCTTTCAGCCTAAGGCCGAGCGGACGCGGAACTTTTTGAGCCGGATTCTAAAAGCCAACGCCGTCAGCGCCTAA
- a CDS encoding uroporphyrinogen decarboxylase family protein: MAQTKRELVLAAFNNEPVDRIPVGFWYHFLNNPEHAEGLGHPEVTAANIAGLKAFYEGFQPDFVKIMSDGYFAYPNEALHEIRSVKDVAKLQPVGENAPWIEEQVQLVKQATAIFGKDVLSFYNVFAAPRYLEFMYRGKDGDANGNFIKLLQEDKAGLKHILDVMSEDLASLAKRVIRDGGADGIYLSVQNLPRPEVTREVYDEIIAPAEKKILAAANAASKNNILHICGYAGTRNDLSWYQDYEANVINYAANVEEVKLSAGKKLFGGKAVIGGFDNTPQGELYSGTKEEIERRVEEIIADVGKKGVVIGADCTVPGDIEWQRLEWVREKAAQL; this comes from the coding sequence ATGGCGCAAACAAAAAGAGAGTTGGTCTTGGCAGCATTCAACAATGAACCGGTGGATCGTATTCCTGTAGGGTTCTGGTATCATTTTCTAAACAATCCGGAACATGCGGAAGGCTTGGGGCATCCGGAAGTAACGGCGGCAAACATTGCCGGCTTAAAAGCATTTTACGAGGGCTTTCAGCCGGATTTCGTTAAAATTATGAGCGACGGATATTTTGCGTATCCTAACGAGGCCTTGCATGAAATCCGTTCCGTGAAAGATGTGGCGAAGCTGCAGCCGGTCGGCGAGAATGCGCCTTGGATTGAAGAACAGGTGCAGTTGGTGAAACAGGCAACCGCTATTTTCGGCAAGGATGTGTTGTCTTTTTACAACGTCTTTGCGGCGCCGCGGTATTTAGAGTTTATGTATCGCGGTAAGGACGGCGATGCCAACGGCAATTTTATCAAGCTGCTGCAAGAAGACAAGGCGGGATTGAAGCACATTTTGGATGTGATGTCTGAGGATTTGGCTTCGCTGGCTAAACGAGTCATCCGCGACGGCGGCGCTGATGGTATTTATCTCAGCGTACAAAACCTGCCTCGCCCAGAGGTGACTCGGGAAGTATATGATGAAATCATTGCACCGGCGGAGAAGAAAATTTTGGCGGCGGCCAATGCCGCCAGCAAAAACAACATTCTTCACATCTGCGGCTATGCGGGAACGCGCAACGACCTTTCCTGGTATCAGGATTATGAAGCAAATGTCATCAACTATGCTGCGAATGTGGAAGAAGTCAAGCTGTCGGCAGGAAAGAAACTCTTTGGCGGCAAAGCGGTTATCGGCGGCTTCGACAATACGCCGCAAGGCGAACTGTATAGCGGCACGAAAGAAGAAATTGAACGCCGCGTTGAGGAAATCATCGCCGATGTCGGCAAGAAGGGCGTAGTTATTGGCGCTGACTGCACAGTGCCTGGCGATATCGAATGGCAGCGTTTAGAGTGGGTTCGCGAGAAAGCGGCGCAGTTGTAA
- a CDS encoding sensor domain-containing diguanylate cyclase, which produces MDVSQISGAIVNAVELAEQLHFLQTLIDSLVSPIFYKDKNGVYQGCNKAFEVYLGKTKAEIVGKTVHELSPDDLADKYYQMDEDLLRSGGQQTYESSVVYADGSRHDVLFTKSVYYAKSGEVAGIVGILLDISERKQLERAYQETQEQLEELVNQRTQELQQINTELKEKFIELEQMAESLATSEEKFSKAFKHSADGIGILGLEDERYVDVNDAFVKLFGYSRGEIVGHRSSEFRLWLDEEAREATFQEIREKESFSGKEAAWRTKNGEVKVGLCSSDLIEIKGKRCILFVVHDITERKQAEEALRLAHDELEQQVQQRTHELNDLNRVLQELSSSDALTSLANRRHFDDFLAKEWRQSQRQGTSLAIIMLDVDFFKDYNDSQGHLAGDECLKQVARVFKQSLKRPLDFAARYGGEEFIAVLPETDAAGAAHLAETIRAEIEALALRHYASPISKVVTVSLGVAATIPGLESEPKDILVDADRALYQAKQDGRNRVRVVADL; this is translated from the coding sequence ATGGATGTTTCACAGATTTCGGGAGCGATTGTAAATGCAGTGGAGCTCGCAGAACAGCTGCATTTTTTACAAACCTTGATTGATTCGCTTGTCAGTCCGATTTTCTATAAAGATAAAAATGGCGTTTACCAAGGTTGCAACAAGGCGTTTGAGGTATATCTCGGCAAGACAAAAGCGGAGATTGTCGGCAAAACGGTGCATGAGCTGTCTCCTGATGATTTAGCGGATAAGTATTATCAAATGGATGAAGATTTGCTGCGCAGCGGCGGGCAGCAGACCTATGAATCTTCTGTAGTATATGCAGACGGTTCGCGTCATGATGTTCTTTTTACTAAGTCTGTATATTATGCGAAATCCGGCGAAGTGGCAGGTATTGTCGGGATCCTTTTGGATATTTCCGAACGCAAGCAGTTGGAACGGGCGTATCAGGAAACCCAAGAGCAGTTGGAAGAGTTGGTTAACCAACGTACGCAGGAGCTGCAGCAGATTAATACGGAGTTAAAAGAGAAATTTATTGAGCTGGAACAGATGGCGGAATCATTGGCTACCTCGGAAGAAAAGTTTTCTAAAGCCTTTAAACATTCAGCAGATGGTATTGGCATTCTTGGTTTGGAAGATGAACGATATGTCGATGTAAATGATGCCTTTGTAAAGCTTTTCGGCTATAGTCGGGGCGAGATTGTAGGACATCGTTCGTCGGAATTTCGTCTTTGGCTGGATGAAGAGGCGCGAGAAGCGACCTTTCAAGAAATTCGGGAAAAAGAATCATTTTCAGGGAAAGAGGCAGCATGGCGTACTAAAAACGGGGAAGTAAAGGTCGGCTTATGCTCCTCCGATTTAATTGAAATTAAAGGAAAACGCTGTATTTTATTTGTGGTTCACGATATTACCGAGCGGAAGCAGGCGGAAGAGGCGCTGCGGCTAGCGCATGACGAATTGGAGCAGCAGGTGCAGCAGCGGACGCACGAACTTAATGATTTAAATAGGGTTTTGCAAGAACTCTCTAGTTCCGACGCCTTAACCAGCTTGGCTAACCGCCGTCATTTTGACGACTTTCTTGCCAAGGAATGGCGGCAAAGTCAACGTCAGGGAACCTCACTGGCGATTATTATGTTGGACGTAGATTTTTTTAAGGACTATAACGATTCTCAAGGGCATCTGGCGGGTGATGAATGCCTGAAACAAGTGGCTCGGGTATTTAAACAGAGTCTAAAGCGGCCTCTTGATTTTGCCGCGCGTTATGGGGGCGAAGAATTTATTGCCGTTTTGCCGGAGACTGATGCAGCAGGAGCGGCTCATTTGGCGGAAACTATTCGAGCGGAAATCGAAGCGTTAGCATTAAGGCATTATGCTTCGCCAATCAGCAAGGTGGTTACAGTTAGTTTGGGTGTTGCCGCCACAATACCCGGTTTGGAATCAGAACCTAAGGATATTCTTGTTGACGCTGATCGAGCGCTGTACCAAGCCAAGCAGGACGGGAGAAATCGAGTGCGGGTAGTGGCTGACTTATAA
- a CDS encoding MarR family winged helix-turn-helix transcriptional regulator, translating to MQPLHSLLRENARLLIRRLGLLERDNAGCCCITMPQCHVLVEVGRHKTLSVNDLAQLLNLDKSSVSKTVDKLVTSGLLCREPSPEDRRYVVLTLSPEGQGAYEDIESRMEAHFGKILQAIPVEKHAQVIESLDLFTKALQTVQAETPHEARC from the coding sequence ATGCAACCACTACACAGTTTGTTACGCGAAAACGCTCGATTGCTAATTCGCCGCTTAGGCCTTCTTGAAAGAGACAATGCCGGCTGTTGCTGCATTACTATGCCCCAATGTCACGTACTTGTCGAGGTAGGCCGCCACAAAACTTTGTCGGTAAACGACTTGGCGCAATTGCTGAATTTAGACAAGAGCTCAGTCAGCAAGACCGTAGACAAGCTAGTAACTAGCGGCCTTCTGTGCCGCGAACCCAGCCCCGAGGACCGCCGCTATGTGGTTCTGACGCTCAGCCCGGAGGGGCAAGGAGCCTATGAGGATATCGAGAGCCGTATGGAAGCGCATTTCGGGAAAATTCTTCAAGCAATTCCGGTAGAAAAGCATGCGCAAGTCATCGAAAGTCTTGATTTATTTACTAAAGCCTTACAAACAGTTCAAGCGGAAACACCGCACGAAGCGAGGTGCTGA
- a CDS encoding permease: protein MFDSFSNYLVYHWLEFSPNEPLGAALQFFLADMPKLVVLLTCSIFIISIIRSYFPASKTKEFLTRRGQGAGHVLAAIIGIITPFCSCSAVPLFIGFIEAGVPLGVTFSFLVASPMVNEVALILLFGLFGWKIALLYMASGVTIAILAGFIIGRLQLEHLLEAYAPENASVNTVEFHSFSQRCQSAGSFTFELLKYILPYLTVAIAIGGFIHGFVPEDFLTHYAGPENMFAVPLAVLVGVPLYNSAGGMVPIVYSLIEKGLPLGTALAFMMAVSAISFPEMVILRKVLKTKLIGIFAGILAVAIICTGYLFNLVV, encoded by the coding sequence ATGTTTGATTCTTTTTCCAACTATTTAGTATATCATTGGCTGGAGTTCTCTCCTAACGAGCCATTAGGCGCCGCCTTGCAATTCTTCCTAGCGGACATGCCTAAGCTAGTCGTCCTGCTAACATGCTCTATTTTCATCATTTCCATTATCCGTTCTTATTTTCCAGCATCGAAAACCAAAGAATTTCTGACACGACGAGGCCAAGGCGCCGGCCATGTGCTGGCAGCGATCATCGGCATCATTACTCCCTTTTGCTCTTGTTCCGCGGTTCCCCTCTTTATCGGTTTCATCGAAGCCGGAGTTCCCCTGGGCGTTACTTTTTCTTTTTTAGTAGCCTCCCCGATGGTCAATGAAGTCGCTTTGATCCTTCTATTCGGCCTTTTCGGCTGGAAAATTGCGCTGCTCTACATGGCTAGCGGCGTCACGATCGCCATTTTGGCCGGCTTTATCATCGGCCGCTTGCAGCTAGAACATTTACTGGAAGCCTATGCCCCCGAAAATGCGTCTGTTAATACCGTTGAGTTCCACAGCTTTTCTCAGCGCTGTCAAAGCGCGGGAAGCTTCACCTTTGAACTATTAAAATACATTCTACCTTATCTCACTGTCGCTATTGCCATCGGCGGCTTTATCCACGGCTTTGTCCCGGAAGATTTCCTGACACATTATGCTGGCCCCGAAAATATGTTTGCCGTCCCTCTCGCCGTCTTGGTCGGCGTACCTCTTTACAACAGCGCCGGCGGCATGGTGCCTATCGTGTATTCGTTGATTGAAAAAGGACTGCCGCTAGGAACAGCTTTGGCTTTTATGATGGCGGTTTCGGCTATCAGTTTCCCCGAAATGGTCATTTTACGCAAGGTTCTAAAGACAAAACTCATCGGCATTTTTGCCGGCATTCTTGCTGTAGCTATCATTTGCACGGGGTATTTATTTAATCTGGTTGTTTAA
- a CDS encoding GNAT family N-acetyltransferase → MESYSLRWAKEADLKIIEELLQNSSLPTVGLSLASAQFLLAETKANEIIGVLGAQKSESATLLRSFAVIAPWRSRGVGMALVKTMLNRLQEQNRNVLYLLTETAASYFEGLGFQFISREEIPQVLLVQSGLDLACPCSSQCMKKRL, encoded by the coding sequence ATGGAAAGCTACAGTCTACGCTGGGCTAAGGAAGCTGACTTAAAGATCATCGAAGAGCTCCTGCAAAACAGCAGCTTACCTACAGTGGGCCTATCGCTAGCATCTGCACAATTTCTGCTTGCCGAAACAAAAGCAAACGAAATAATCGGAGTTCTAGGCGCACAAAAAAGCGAATCAGCCACGTTGCTCCGCTCCTTCGCGGTAATCGCCCCCTGGCGCAGCCGAGGTGTAGGGATGGCGCTAGTAAAGACTATGCTCAACCGCTTGCAGGAACAGAACCGGAACGTCCTATATCTGCTCACAGAAACAGCTGCTTCTTATTTTGAAGGATTGGGTTTTCAATTCATCTCCCGCGAGGAAATCCCGCAAGTCTTGCTGGTCCAATCCGGCTTAGATCTAGCATGCCCTTGCTCTAGCCAGTGTATGAAGAAAAGGCTTTGA
- a CDS encoding epoxyqueuosine reductase has protein sequence MKEQIRTYALSHGAHIVGFASTADFAEAPAGFRPTDIMPKAKTVMVLGKALSKGTVLSANKAVYTMQGATIIQELDALAQKVVFHLEEQGALSLAIPADAPYFHWEAERQHGMGILSHRHAAVKAGLGQLGKSSMLLTPKYGNRITLVTILTELELPSDPPYTEILCPDDCRRCLDACPTKALNGQAVVEQKCCRSHVGTVSDRGHELTNCWNCRLACASRF, from the coding sequence TTGAAAGAACAAATTCGTACTTATGCTCTATCCCACGGAGCGCATATTGTAGGGTTCGCTTCTACCGCCGACTTTGCGGAAGCTCCGGCAGGCTTTCGCCCTACCGATATTATGCCCAAGGCCAAAACGGTTATGGTACTGGGCAAAGCGTTATCCAAAGGAACGGTTTTATCCGCCAACAAAGCCGTCTATACCATGCAAGGCGCCACGATTATCCAAGAACTTGATGCGCTGGCGCAAAAAGTGGTTTTTCATTTAGAAGAGCAAGGCGCACTGTCGTTAGCCATTCCCGCTGACGCCCCCTACTTTCACTGGGAAGCGGAACGGCAGCACGGCATGGGCATCCTGTCTCACCGCCATGCCGCAGTAAAGGCGGGACTAGGGCAACTAGGAAAAAGCAGCATGCTTTTAACGCCAAAATACGGTAACCGGATTACCCTGGTTACCATCCTGACAGAACTGGAACTGCCTAGCGATCCGCCCTATACGGAAATACTCTGTCCCGACGATTGTCGCCGCTGCCTGGATGCTTGTCCCACAAAAGCTCTAAACGGCCAAGCCGTTGTGGAGCAAAAGTGCTGTCGCAGCCACGTAGGCACGGTATCGGATCGCGGTCACGAGTTAACCAACTGCTGGAACTGCCGTCTGGCCTGCGCGTCCAGGTTTTAA
- a CDS encoding HAD family hydrolase: MMQNIIFDVDGTLWDSTEVVAQAWNRAITEVGGTKAVVNAAILKREFGKTMKVIADNLFPDADEETKTLLMKKCCEYEHEALEENEESLLYPAVVETIKKLAQRHRLFIVSNCQSGYIELFMKKNGVEAYIEDWECFGDTGKVKGENIRLLMERNKLAEAVYVGDTQGDYEATQLAGVPFIFAKYGFGSVDNAVQAIEQFEELLLLFSK, translated from the coding sequence ATGATGCAGAATATTATTTTTGACGTAGACGGAACGTTGTGGGACTCTACGGAAGTGGTGGCCCAGGCCTGGAATAGAGCCATTACAGAGGTCGGAGGGACCAAGGCGGTGGTGAATGCTGCCATTTTGAAACGAGAGTTCGGCAAGACGATGAAGGTTATTGCTGACAATCTGTTTCCGGACGCCGACGAAGAAACTAAAACGTTGCTGATGAAAAAATGCTGCGAGTATGAGCACGAGGCGCTGGAAGAAAATGAAGAATCGCTATTATATCCGGCGGTCGTGGAAACCATAAAAAAACTGGCGCAGCGGCATCGTTTGTTTATCGTCAGCAACTGCCAGTCCGGCTATATTGAGCTATTTATGAAGAAGAACGGCGTAGAAGCGTATATTGAAGACTGGGAATGCTTTGGCGATACAGGGAAAGTCAAAGGGGAAAATATCCGGCTGCTCATGGAGCGGAATAAGCTAGCTGAGGCCGTATATGTCGGCGATACGCAGGGAGATTATGAAGCCACCCAGTTGGCGGGCGTACCGTTTATCTTTGCAAAGTATGGTTTTGGCAGCGTGGATAATGCCGTGCAGGCGATTGAGCAATTTGAGGAGCTGCTGTTGCTGTTTTCTAAGTAG
- the ppsA gene encoding phosphoenolpyruvate synthase, translating to MTVQKGHFIRWFEEVALEDLPLVGGKNASLGEMYRELTPKGIKIPHGFAVTAEAYWKLLEEGGILAPLQDALAGITTHDVAALATSGKRARDLILSAGIPDAIWSEIKCAYAQLCVEYGPDADVAVRSSATAEDLPTASFAGQQETYLNIRGEHALREACLKCFASLFTDRAISYRLNNGFDHFKVGLSIGIMKMVRSDLATSGVTFTIDTETGFRDVVFTTACYGLGENIVQGAVNPDEYYVFKPTFRQGYRSIIRKTLGDKRIKMVYGLGGSKALTRNIEVPEADRRRFCLQDEDILTLTKYALIIEEHYSQKAGENRPMDIEWAKDGLSGELFIVQARPETVQSGKALDVLETYYLDGSGPLLATGKSVGEKIGSGKARIIKHTSQLTQFVPGEILVADTTTPDWEPVMKTAAAIVTNRGGRTCHAAIVSRELGIPAVVGAGHATEVIHTGEEITVNCAAGEEGKVYRGLLPFHAETLSLADLKRPRTKIMMNLGDPDLAFSLSMIPNDGVGLARMEFIINSYIQIHPMALIHPEAITDEEVLRKIEELTFGYEDKTEYFVEKLACGVGTIAAAFYPKPVIIRMSDFKTNEYASLIGGAGFEPAEENPMIGFRGASRYYDDKYREGFALECRAMKRVRETMGLTNLILMIPFCRRVPEAEKVLDEMAKNGLRRGENGLEVYVMCEIPNNVLMIDEFSQVFDGFSIGSNDLTQLTLGVDRDSSLVAHDFDERDPGVLRTVSQAVQGAKRNGRHSGICGQAPSDYPEFAEFLVKEGIDSMSLNPDSIMKITLRVLEMEQKLRSE from the coding sequence ATGACGGTGCAAAAGGGACATTTTATACGTTGGTTTGAAGAAGTCGCCTTGGAAGACCTGCCGCTTGTGGGCGGCAAAAACGCTTCTTTGGGAGAAATGTACCGGGAGCTTACGCCGAAAGGAATTAAAATTCCCCACGGCTTTGCCGTCACTGCCGAAGCCTACTGGAAGCTGCTGGAGGAGGGCGGCATTCTAGCTCCCCTCCAAGACGCGCTGGCCGGCATTACTACGCACGACGTAGCAGCCCTAGCGACAAGCGGCAAACGGGCCCGAGATCTAATTTTAAGCGCGGGCATCCCTGATGCTATCTGGTCAGAAATCAAATGCGCCTATGCGCAGCTCTGCGTTGAATACGGGCCTGATGCTGATGTGGCAGTGCGTAGCTCCGCCACAGCCGAAGACTTGCCTACCGCCTCTTTCGCCGGACAGCAGGAAACCTATTTGAACATCCGAGGCGAACACGCCTTGCGAGAAGCCTGCCTCAAATGCTTTGCCTCTCTCTTTACGGACCGCGCCATCTCTTATCGCTTGAACAACGGCTTTGACCATTTTAAAGTAGGCTTATCCATCGGCATCATGAAGATGGTACGCTCCGATTTGGCCACCAGCGGCGTAACTTTCACAATCGACACAGAGACCGGTTTTCGCGACGTGGTGTTTACCACCGCCTGCTACGGCTTGGGGGAAAACATCGTCCAAGGCGCCGTCAACCCGGATGAATACTATGTCTTCAAGCCCACCTTTCGCCAAGGCTACCGCTCGATTATTCGCAAAACCTTGGGAGACAAGCGCATCAAAATGGTCTACGGCCTAGGAGGATCCAAAGCGCTAACGCGCAACATAGAAGTACCGGAGGCGGACCGCCGCCGCTTCTGCCTGCAGGACGAAGACATTCTCACCTTGACTAAGTATGCCCTCATCATCGAAGAACATTATTCCCAAAAGGCCGGCGAAAATCGCCCTATGGACATCGAATGGGCCAAAGACGGCCTGAGCGGTGAGCTATTCATCGTTCAAGCCCGCCCGGAAACCGTACAGTCCGGCAAAGCTCTTGATGTGCTGGAAACGTATTATCTCGACGGCAGCGGCCCCCTCTTGGCTACAGGCAAAAGCGTCGGTGAAAAAATAGGCAGCGGCAAAGCCCGCATTATTAAGCATACGTCGCAGCTGACTCAATTTGTTCCAGGGGAAATTTTAGTAGCCGACACCACAACCCCGGATTGGGAGCCAGTAATGAAAACTGCCGCCGCCATTGTGACCAACCGCGGCGGCCGCACCTGCCACGCAGCTATCGTCAGCCGCGAACTCGGCATTCCGGCCGTCGTAGGCGCCGGTCATGCCACAGAAGTCATCCATACAGGCGAAGAGATAACGGTCAACTGCGCCGCCGGCGAAGAAGGCAAGGTGTATCGCGGCTTACTGCCATTTCACGCGGAAACGCTAAGTCTGGCCGACCTGAAACGCCCCCGCACAAAGATCATGATGAATCTAGGCGACCCGGACCTAGCATTTTCGCTTTCCATGATCCCAAACGACGGCGTCGGCCTGGCTCGCATGGAATTCATCATCAACAGCTACATTCAGATTCATCCTATGGCCTTGATTCATCCAGAGGCAATCACTGACGAGGAAGTTCTTCGCAAAATCGAAGAGCTTACTTTCGGCTACGAAGACAAAACCGAATACTTTGTCGAAAAGCTGGCTTGCGGCGTCGGCACCATTGCGGCGGCTTTTTATCCCAAACCCGTCATCATCCGCATGAGCGACTTTAAAACCAATGAATACGCCAGCCTGATTGGCGGTGCCGGCTTTGAACCGGCTGAAGAAAATCCCATGATCGGCTTCCGCGGCGCGTCCCGTTACTACGACGATAAGTACCGGGAAGGCTTCGCCTTGGAGTGCCGCGCCATGAAGCGCGTCCGTGAAACCATGGGTCTCACCAATCTGATTTTGATGATTCCCTTCTGCCGCCGCGTTCCCGAAGCGGAAAAGGTACTGGACGAAATGGCTAAGAACGGTCTGCGCCGCGGCGAAAACGGCCTGGAAGTCTATGTTATGTGCGAAATTCCCAACAACGTACTGATGATTGATGAGTTTAGCCAGGTATTTGACGGCTTTTCCATTGGCTCCAATGACCTTACCCAGTTAACGCTTGGCGTGGATCGCGACTCCTCCCTGGTAGCCCATGACTTTGACGAGCGCGATCCCGGCGTACTTCGTACCGTCTCCCAAGCCGTGCAAGGAGCCAAACGCAACGGACGCCATAGCGGCATCTGCGGCCAGGCGCCCAGCGATTATCCGGAATTCGCCGAATTTCTGGTCAAAGAAGGCATCGACTCCATGTCCCTTAATCCCGATTCAATCATGAAAATCACCTTACGCGTCCTGGAAATGGAACAAAAACTTCGAAGCGAATAA